The following proteins are encoded in a genomic region of Haloarcula marina:
- the coxB gene encoding cytochrome c oxidase subunit II — protein MRHSRRFAWLCLFAAGVCLFATPAAAQSVNRAAIDDLNEQLLYVALPLTLFVELTLVYAIYRFRNNDRPRPTIDDPALEITWTAATGAILVFVGVSAFFVLSNPYISPAAAGPTEPGGELDDDMEIEVLAYQWGWEFHYPDANVTTQTRLVIPRDTDVRFSLRSTDVIHSFYVPQLGIKQDIFPAQTAVARTNATQNGTYRLYCAELCGSGHSRMHGSVVVLNQSAYDDWVADQRDNATTAARVAPPA, from the coding sequence ATGCGTCACAGTCGCCGGTTCGCGTGGCTCTGTCTCTTCGCCGCCGGAGTCTGCCTGTTCGCGACGCCCGCCGCCGCCCAGTCGGTCAACCGGGCGGCCATCGACGACCTAAACGAGCAGTTGCTGTACGTCGCGTTACCGTTGACGTTGTTCGTCGAACTGACGCTCGTCTACGCCATCTATCGCTTCCGGAACAACGACCGACCGCGTCCCACCATCGACGACCCCGCGCTGGAGATTACGTGGACGGCGGCGACGGGCGCGATTCTGGTCTTCGTCGGCGTTTCGGCCTTCTTCGTCCTCTCGAACCCCTACATCTCACCGGCCGCGGCCGGGCCGACGGAACCCGGCGGCGAACTCGACGACGACATGGAAATCGAGGTATTGGCCTACCAGTGGGGCTGGGAGTTCCACTACCCCGACGCGAACGTGACTACCCAAACGCGACTGGTCATCCCGCGGGACACCGACGTGCGGTTTTCACTCCGGTCGACGGACGTGATTCACTCCTTTTACGTCCCGCAACTCGGTATCAAACAGGACATCTTCCCCGCACAGACCGCCGTCGCGCGAACGAACGCGACGCAGAACGGGACCTACCGCCTCTACTGCGCAGAGTTGTGCGGGTCGGGTCACAGTCGGATGCACGGCAGTGTCGTCGTCCTGAACCAGTCCGCCTACGATGACTGGGTGGCCGACCAGCGAGACAACGCCACGACGGCGGCACGTGTCGCACCGCCCGCCTGA
- a CDS encoding CDC48 family AAA ATPase codes for MKLNVKPLKQKDAGRGLAAIDRAAMDQMDLENGDYIVIEGKQGNRAVARVWPGYPEDQDRGIVRIDGQLRQEAGVGIDDSVTVEKAEVKPATAVTVALPQNLRVRGNVGPMIRNNLSGQAVTKGQTVPVSFGLGPLSSMSGQKIPLKIADTNPGGTVVVTDSTEIQVSEKPAEQIRGESGSADRGSPDVTYEDIGGLDNELEQVREMIELPMRHPELFQQLGIEPPKGVLLHGPPGTGKTLMAKAVANEIDAHFTTISGPEIMSKYYGESEEQLREVFDEASENAPAIVFIDEIDSIAPKRGETQGDVERRVVAQLLSLMDGLEERGQVIVIGATNRVDAIDPALRRGGRFDREIEIGVPDKEGRKEILQVHTRGMPLSEKINLDSYAENTHGFVGADLASLTKESAMNALRRIRPELDLESEEIDAEVLERLEITDDDMKDAMKGIEPSALREVFVEVPDVTWESVGGLEDTKERLRETIQWPLEYGEVFQSMDLEAAKGVLLYGPPGTGKTLLAKAVANEADSNFISVKGPELLNKFVGESEKGVREVFSKARENAPTVVFFDEIDSIATERGGGQTDSGVGERVVSQLLTELDGIEEMEDVVVVATTNRPDLIDSALLRPGRLDRHVHVPVPDEEARRAIFGVHTREKPLADGVDLDSLARRTEGYVGADIEAVCREASMAATREFINSVDPEDIDESVGNVRVTMDHFEHALGEVGPSVTEDTRERYAEIEKRFDTAEPDFEEDKVSRTFQ; via the coding sequence ATGAAACTCAACGTCAAACCACTCAAACAGAAGGACGCTGGGCGCGGATTGGCGGCAATCGACCGCGCCGCGATGGACCAGATGGACCTCGAAAACGGCGACTACATCGTCATCGAGGGCAAGCAGGGCAACCGGGCCGTCGCGCGCGTCTGGCCGGGCTACCCGGAGGACCAAGACCGCGGCATCGTCCGCATCGACGGGCAGTTGCGGCAAGAGGCCGGTGTCGGTATCGACGACAGCGTCACCGTCGAGAAGGCCGAAGTGAAACCGGCTACCGCCGTCACCGTCGCGCTTCCCCAGAACCTGCGCGTTCGCGGGAACGTCGGCCCGATGATTCGGAACAACCTGAGCGGACAGGCCGTCACGAAGGGACAGACCGTCCCCGTTAGCTTCGGTCTCGGCCCGCTCTCCTCGATGTCGGGACAGAAGATTCCGCTGAAAATCGCGGACACGAACCCCGGCGGGACCGTCGTCGTCACCGACTCGACGGAGATTCAGGTCAGCGAAAAGCCCGCCGAACAGATTCGCGGCGAGAGTGGCTCGGCCGACCGTGGCTCTCCCGACGTGACCTACGAGGACATCGGCGGCCTCGACAACGAACTCGAACAGGTCCGCGAGATGATCGAGTTGCCGATGCGCCACCCGGAACTGTTCCAGCAACTCGGCATCGAACCGCCGAAGGGCGTCCTCCTGCACGGCCCGCCGGGCACCGGGAAGACCCTGATGGCGAAGGCCGTCGCTAACGAAATCGACGCGCACTTCACCACCATCTCAGGGCCGGAGATCATGTCGAAGTACTACGGCGAGAGCGAGGAGCAACTCCGCGAGGTGTTCGACGAGGCCTCCGAGAACGCCCCCGCAATCGTCTTCATCGACGAAATCGACTCCATCGCCCCCAAGCGCGGCGAGACCCAAGGCGACGTGGAGCGCCGCGTCGTCGCCCAACTGCTCTCGCTGATGGACGGTCTCGAAGAGCGCGGACAGGTCATCGTCATCGGGGCGACCAACCGCGTCGACGCTATCGACCCCGCCCTCCGCCGGGGTGGCCGCTTCGACCGCGAAATCGAAATCGGCGTCCCGGACAAGGAGGGGCGAAAGGAAATCCTGCAGGTCCACACCCGCGGGATGCCCCTCTCCGAGAAAATCAACCTCGACAGCTACGCCGAGAACACCCACGGCTTCGTCGGGGCCGACCTCGCCTCCCTGACCAAGGAGAGTGCGATGAACGCGCTCCGGCGCATCCGCCCGGAACTCGACCTCGAATCCGAGGAGATTGACGCCGAAGTCCTCGAACGTCTGGAGATTACCGACGACGACATGAAGGACGCCATGAAGGGTATCGAACCCTCCGCGCTCCGGGAGGTGTTCGTCGAAGTTCCCGACGTGACGTGGGAGTCCGTTGGCGGCCTCGAAGACACGAAAGAGCGCCTCCGCGAGACCATCCAGTGGCCGCTGGAATACGGCGAGGTGTTCCAGTCGATGGACCTCGAAGCGGCCAAGGGGGTCCTGCTGTACGGCCCGCCCGGCACGGGGAAGACCCTGCTGGCGAAGGCCGTCGCCAACGAGGCCGACTCGAACTTCATCTCGGTGAAGGGGCCGGAACTGCTGAACAAGTTCGTCGGTGAGTCCGAGAAGGGCGTCCGCGAAGTGTTCAGCAAGGCCCGCGAGAACGCCCCGACCGTGGTGTTCTTCGACGAAATCGACTCCATCGCCACCGAACGCGGCGGCGGGCAGACCGACTCCGGCGTCGGTGAGCGCGTCGTCTCGCAACTACTGACGGAACTCGACGGCATCGAGGAGATGGAGGACGTTGTCGTCGTCGCCACGACCAACCGGCCGGACCTCATCGACAGCGCGCTGCTCCGCCCGGGTCGCCTCGACCGGCACGTCCACGTGCCTGTCCCCGACGAAGAGGCGCGCCGCGCAATCTTCGGCGTCCACACGCGCGAGAAACCGCTCGCGGACGGCGTGGACCTCGACAGCCTCGCCCGCCGGACTGAGGGCTACGTCGGCGCAGACATCGAGGCCGTCTGCCGCGAGGCGTCGATGGCCGCGACCCGCGAGTTCATCAACAGCGTGGACCCCGAGGACATCGACGAGTCGGTCGGCAACGTCCGCGTGACGATGGACCACTTCGAGCACGCACTCGGGGAAGTCGGCCCGAGCGTCACCGAAGACACCCGCGAACGCTACGCGGAAATCGAGAAGCGGTTCGACACCGCCGAACCGGACTTCGAAGAGGACAAAGTCAGCCGGACCTTCCAGTAA
- a CDS encoding cytochrome c oxidase subunit 3, protein MAESTEVASAHASEGEHDEHDHRSRWPLVAAVGAAGLYLGAGLFFIGRDLVPTLLPTSLVAAGAIGLVVGLAGWANEAFIAGYRQAAGTGTRDLYTNAMVLFLVSDVATFSAGFVYYAFIRAGAWPPDPLPGLLGSLVVVNTALLLASSVTIHYGHEALEDGDRRKFLGLLGATLLLGVVFLGGQAYEYYELLVESGFTLSSGVLGSAFFGLTGLHGLHVSLGVVLIAIAFGRALRGHYSPERDTAIRTTSLYWHFVDAVWILLVVVLYVGSAV, encoded by the coding sequence ATGGCCGAATCGACGGAAGTCGCCTCCGCACACGCGAGCGAGGGGGAACACGACGAACACGACCACCGGAGTCGGTGGCCCCTCGTCGCGGCCGTCGGGGCCGCCGGACTGTATCTCGGCGCGGGCCTCTTCTTCATCGGTCGGGACCTCGTCCCGACGCTCTTGCCGACGTCACTCGTCGCCGCCGGGGCTATCGGCCTCGTCGTCGGCCTCGCTGGCTGGGCGAACGAGGCGTTCATCGCGGGCTATCGGCAGGCGGCCGGAACTGGAACCCGGGACCTGTACACGAACGCGATGGTTCTGTTCCTCGTGTCCGACGTGGCGACGTTCTCCGCCGGATTCGTCTACTACGCGTTCATCAGGGCTGGCGCGTGGCCGCCGGACCCGCTTCCCGGCCTCCTCGGGTCGCTCGTCGTCGTCAACACGGCGCTGTTGCTCGCCAGTAGCGTCACCATCCACTACGGCCACGAAGCGCTCGAAGATGGCGACCGGCGGAAGTTCCTGGGACTCCTCGGCGCGACGCTACTGCTCGGTGTCGTCTTCCTCGGCGGACAGGCCTACGAGTACTACGAACTCCTCGTCGAGTCCGGATTTACGCTTTCGAGCGGCGTCCTCGGGAGCGCCTTCTTCGGCCTGACGGGTCTGCACGGCCTCCACGTCTCACTGGGGGTCGTCCTCATCGCTATCGCGTTCGGCCGGGCGCTTCGGGGACACTACTCGCCCGAGCGCGACACGGCGATTCGGACCACCTCGCTGTACTGGCACTTCGTCGACGCCGTCTGGATACTCCTCGTGGTCGTCCTGTACGTCGGGTCCGCCGTCTGA
- a CDS encoding LTA synthase family protein has protein sequence MSLLQRAYYQYVGTAMSILSRYPVGTNVYEREWDALVILDTCRVDALREVAPEYDFIGDVDSIWSVGSASAEWIAQTFTERHRDEVAQTALVSANAFTERVMKNREFPENGRGISNTNWQTLYHEDFLYVDQPWKYADPPPVGLTLPRPVTERAISVGREFDPGRLVVHYEQPHHPFTARAIREGREELEPWEGKPFDYLKDGGDYEKVWEAYLDNLRWVLDEVELLLENLDAEKVVLSADHGNAYGEWGMYMHRYAVPVPEVRRVPWAETTATDEGTFEPTLEPPERDREVDTDEHLRQLGYLE, from the coding sequence ATGTCGCTACTGCAACGCGCCTACTACCAGTACGTCGGGACGGCGATGTCTATTCTCTCGCGCTACCCCGTCGGCACCAACGTCTACGAACGGGAGTGGGACGCGCTCGTAATCCTCGATACGTGCCGCGTGGACGCGCTCCGAGAAGTGGCGCCGGAGTACGACTTCATCGGCGACGTCGACAGCATCTGGTCGGTCGGGTCCGCGTCGGCCGAGTGGATTGCGCAGACGTTCACCGAGCGCCACCGGGACGAAGTGGCGCAGACGGCGCTGGTCTCCGCGAACGCGTTCACCGAGCGAGTGATGAAGAACCGGGAGTTCCCCGAGAACGGCCGCGGCATCTCGAACACGAACTGGCAGACGCTGTACCACGAGGACTTCCTGTACGTCGACCAACCGTGGAAGTACGCCGACCCGCCGCCGGTCGGACTGACGCTCCCGCGTCCGGTCACCGAACGAGCTATCAGTGTCGGCCGGGAGTTCGACCCCGGGCGCCTCGTCGTCCACTACGAACAGCCACACCACCCCTTCACGGCGCGAGCGATTCGAGAGGGCCGCGAGGAACTCGAACCGTGGGAGGGCAAGCCCTTCGACTACCTGAAAGACGGCGGCGACTACGAGAAGGTATGGGAGGCGTATCTGGACAACCTCCGGTGGGTGTTAGACGAGGTGGAACTGCTCTTGGAGAACCTCGACGCGGAGAAAGTCGTCCTCTCCGCCGACCACGGCAACGCCTACGGCGAGTGGGGGATGTACATGCACCGGTACGCCGTCCCCGTGCCCGAGGTCAGGCGCGTCCCGTGGGCCGAGACGACGGCGACTGACGAGGGGACGTTCGAACCGACGCTCGAACCGCCCGAGCGCGACCGCGAGGTAGACACGGACGAACACCTCCGGCAACTCGGCTACCTCGAATAG
- a CDS encoding protein sorting system archaetidylserine synthase (This PssA-like phosphatidyltransferase, along with a PssD-like decarboxylase, is required in Haloarchaea for the archaeosortase ArtA to replace the PGF-CTERM sorting signal with a C-terminal lipid anchor.) — MGFAVHRRLSVADSVTLVNAVVGFVAGAVAFADLGLAARLLLLSVIVDALDGIVARSGDSSEVGPLLDSITDVISFGATPSLFVYVLLTGAFGDITGSPPLVYVGVALVASLYVVFSIVRTAFYSTYFDAPDERPGMPNSLGAIILATGYLAGITDPVIVAAGTALLAAAQVSPFDYPKPGPKTVVPMGVLVFASVVAPTALDRAAPRLMLAVGLLFFALGPRYYWLD, encoded by the coding sequence ATGGGATTCGCGGTCCACCGCCGACTCAGTGTCGCCGACTCGGTCACCCTCGTCAACGCCGTCGTCGGGTTCGTCGCCGGGGCCGTCGCCTTCGCCGACCTGGGACTGGCCGCGCGGCTACTGCTTCTGTCGGTCATCGTCGACGCCTTAGACGGCATCGTCGCCCGTAGCGGCGACAGCTCCGAGGTGGGGCCGCTGTTGGACTCGATTACGGACGTCATCTCCTTCGGCGCGACACCGAGCCTCTTCGTCTACGTCCTGTTGACCGGGGCGTTCGGCGACATCACGGGTAGCCCGCCGCTCGTCTACGTCGGCGTCGCCCTCGTCGCCTCGCTGTACGTCGTCTTCTCCATCGTCCGGACGGCGTTTTACTCGACGTACTTCGACGCTCCAGACGAGCGCCCCGGGATGCCGAACTCGCTCGGGGCGATTATCTTGGCGACCGGCTATCTCGCGGGCATCACCGACCCAGTAATCGTCGCCGCCGGAACGGCGCTTCTGGCGGCGGCGCAGGTGTCGCCCTTCGACTACCCAAAGCCCGGTCCCAAAACTGTCGTTCCGATGGGCGTCCTCGTGTTCGCCTCCGTCGTCGCGCCGACGGCGCTCGACAGGGCCGCCCCGCGACTGATGCTCGCCGTGGGACTCCTCTTTTTCGCGCTCGGGCCGCGGTACTATTGGCTCGACTGA
- a CDS encoding alpha/beta fold hydrolase, producing the protein METVGHDGRTTAYRAVDDGDGPATLYVHGSGGTGRVWGNQYAPGGPTHPAAAVDLSGHGESDDIETGAGTETLSAYAADVVAVARATDADVLVGNSLGGAVALWTALETAWVPSALVLTGTGPTLPVFEGLREWLATDFERAVDFLHGEDRLFHDADPGVEERSREQMRATGQRVTRRDFLTCHTYDVADRLGEISVPTLALCGEYDTLTPLSYHERLAAEIPNAEFERISEAAHLAMLERPGAFNEAVRSFLDTADL; encoded by the coding sequence ATGGAGACAGTCGGTCACGACGGTCGGACGACCGCGTACAGAGCCGTCGACGACGGCGACGGCCCGGCCACGCTGTACGTTCACGGGAGCGGCGGGACGGGGCGCGTGTGGGGCAATCAGTACGCGCCGGGTGGTCCGACCCATCCCGCCGCCGCCGTGGACCTGAGCGGGCACGGCGAATCCGACGACATCGAGACGGGAGCGGGCACCGAGACGCTCTCGGCCTACGCCGCGGACGTGGTCGCCGTCGCCCGAGCGACGGACGCCGATGTGCTCGTCGGCAACTCGCTGGGCGGGGCCGTGGCCCTGTGGACCGCGCTGGAGACGGCGTGGGTGCCGTCGGCCCTCGTCCTGACGGGCACCGGCCCCACGCTCCCGGTGTTCGAGGGACTACGCGAGTGGCTGGCGACCGACTTCGAGCGAGCCGTCGACTTCCTTCACGGCGAGGACCGCCTGTTCCACGACGCGGACCCCGGTGTCGAGGAACGGTCCCGCGAGCAGATGCGGGCGACCGGGCAACGGGTCACCCGCCGGGACTTCCTCACCTGCCACACCTACGACGTGGCCGACCGGCTCGGCGAGATTTCGGTCCCGACGCTGGCGCTCTGTGGCGAGTACGACACGCTGACCCCCCTGTCCTACCACGAGCGACTGGCAGCGGAGATTCCGAACGCCGAGTTCGAGCGCATTTCCGAGGCCGCCCACCTCGCCATGCTGGAACGGCCGGGCGCGTTCAACGAGGCGGTCCGGTCGTTCCTCGACACCGCGGACCTGTGA
- a CDS encoding DUF420 domain-containing protein — translation MFDVRDRVPALTGVLTVVSLALVFGAVLGAIPSAAIPSAPDAVLAAIPHANAFISATAIGTIVLGVRAIRDGNVARHRRLMLATFALFATFLVLYLYRVTLVGPTDFAGPAVVESYVYLPLLAVHILLAVVAIPAVYYVLLLAATYPVAELAQTNHPRAGKLAATMWLVSFSLGIVVYAMLYLVW, via the coding sequence ATGTTCGACGTTCGCGACCGAGTCCCCGCGCTGACCGGCGTGCTGACCGTCGTCTCACTGGCGCTCGTCTTCGGTGCCGTCCTCGGCGCTATCCCCAGCGCAGCCATCCCGTCGGCCCCGGACGCCGTCCTCGCGGCGATACCCCACGCCAACGCGTTCATCAGCGCCACGGCCATCGGGACTATCGTCCTCGGCGTCCGCGCGATTCGCGACGGGAACGTCGCTCGCCACCGCCGACTGATGCTCGCGACGTTCGCGTTATTCGCGACGTTCCTCGTCCTCTATCTCTACCGGGTCACGCTCGTTGGGCCGACCGACTTCGCGGGACCGGCCGTCGTCGAGTCCTACGTGTACCTGCCGCTGTTGGCCGTCCACATCCTGCTGGCTGTCGTCGCCATCCCGGCGGTGTACTACGTCCTCTTGCTCGCGGCGACGTACCCCGTCGCCGAGTTGGCACAGACGAACCACCCCCGCGCCGGGAAACTCGCCGCGACGATGTGGCTCGTCTCCTTCTCGCTGGGTATCGTCGTCTACGCGATGCTGTATCTGGTGTGGTAA
- a CDS encoding DUF7127 family protein encodes MNSNQQLFDEASLRRYEYEDSTVLAADVGFVGDASVDVVDGTVIVVAGDEQFEQEVPESAGARAFINNGILTIELSAAEGDN; translated from the coding sequence ATGAACTCAAACCAACAGTTGTTCGACGAGGCGTCACTCCGCCGGTACGAGTACGAAGACAGCACCGTACTCGCGGCGGACGTGGGGTTCGTCGGCGACGCCTCCGTGGACGTCGTCGACGGCACCGTCATCGTCGTCGCGGGCGACGAGCAGTTCGAGCAGGAGGTGCCTGAATCCGCTGGCGCACGAGCGTTTATCAACAACGGGATTCTCACTATCGAACTGTCAGCAGCGGAGGGAGATAACTGA
- a CDS encoding DUF6789 family protein translates to MNRAVVEGSALALLATAILALWFYSRHTVRPESDGGYTTREEIRFEIGRLQSEVYRWLTTTNHRDIGILYIVFGTVAGLWGGVDAMMLRTELLTPPADIWTPETYNALFTTHGLTMLIFFVLPVFFGIGNYVLPLLIGADDMAFPRVNAIGFWLLPPALLLVRMGLLVQVGGQVLSLVFPEDAIRFFLTVREVSVGWTLYAPLSVQQPNPQIDMLLLGLHLSGIATTVGAINFIATVAYERAEDVTWANLDIFSWNMLVTSGLALFAFPLLGSALVMLLLDRNLGTTFFATGGGGPILWQHLFWFWGHPEVYILFLPASGLMSTLLPKFVGRKLFGYKFVVYSTLGLGVLSFGVWAHHMFVSGVDPRLKASFMAISIAIAVPSAIKVFNWITTMWDGDIDMSAPFILCTGGISTFIVGGVTGVFLAVVPIDVLYHGTYYVVGHFHLIVVGIIPFLMIAASYYWYPLITGRWYDTRLAKFQAVLIVFGSFVTFMTLLVVGGLGLPRRQAIYPVEYQLAQQIATVGAYIIGLSALLWLYNMLVSYWRGDVVQTTDPWGLKATQQFTREWQWFEERMVDKYDLEPAEPDSTRRPYAPELEPLGLLGGVGSVVENVYRNASMAAIGGFVGTVLMTGGIGTAVVVGVLDPASFGEIAELVGLPADPLIGAGLFLVGGTVTWPLLFLAFQEYLPGRLLFETGLVFSTLIFSGFAIAFYTGQSGLALVGYLGFSLVAHWAYGLGLTVTFQYLRSRRRARGGQ, encoded by the coding sequence ATGAATCGGGCCGTCGTCGAAGGGTCCGCACTGGCCCTGCTTGCGACTGCGATTCTCGCCCTCTGGTTCTACAGCCGTCATACCGTTCGCCCGGAGAGCGACGGCGGCTACACCACCCGCGAGGAGATACGGTTCGAAATCGGGCGCCTCCAATCGGAGGTCTATCGCTGGCTGACGACCACGAACCACCGCGACATCGGTATCCTCTACATCGTCTTCGGAACCGTCGCGGGCCTGTGGGGCGGCGTCGACGCGATGATGCTCCGCACGGAACTGCTCACCCCGCCCGCGGACATCTGGACGCCGGAGACGTACAACGCCCTCTTTACGACCCACGGGCTGACGATGCTCATCTTCTTCGTCCTCCCCGTGTTCTTCGGTATCGGCAACTACGTCCTCCCCCTGCTCATCGGGGCCGACGACATGGCGTTTCCGCGGGTGAACGCCATCGGTTTCTGGTTGCTCCCACCGGCGCTGCTGCTCGTTCGGATGGGCCTGTTGGTGCAGGTCGGCGGGCAGGTGCTGAGCCTCGTCTTCCCCGAAGACGCCATCCGCTTTTTTCTCACCGTCCGCGAGGTCAGCGTCGGATGGACACTCTACGCCCCGCTGTCAGTCCAGCAACCGAACCCGCAGATAGACATGCTCCTGTTGGGCCTCCATCTCTCGGGTATCGCGACGACGGTAGGCGCCATCAATTTCATCGCCACCGTCGCCTACGAGCGCGCGGAGGACGTGACGTGGGCCAATCTGGACATCTTCTCGTGGAACATGCTCGTGACCAGCGGCCTCGCGCTGTTCGCGTTCCCCCTCCTGGGAAGCGCCCTCGTGATGCTCCTCTTGGACAGGAACCTCGGGACGACGTTCTTCGCGACGGGCGGGGGCGGCCCCATCCTCTGGCAACACCTGTTCTGGTTCTGGGGCCATCCCGAGGTGTACATCCTCTTCCTCCCGGCTTCGGGATTGATGAGCACGCTCCTCCCGAAGTTCGTCGGGCGGAAACTGTTCGGGTATAAGTTCGTCGTCTACTCGACGCTCGGACTGGGCGTCCTCTCGTTCGGCGTCTGGGCGCACCACATGTTCGTCTCGGGCGTCGACCCGCGGCTGAAGGCGTCGTTCATGGCTATCTCCATCGCTATCGCCGTTCCGAGCGCCATCAAAGTGTTCAACTGGATAACGACGATGTGGGACGGGGACATCGACATGTCCGCGCCCTTCATCCTCTGTACGGGCGGCATCTCGACGTTCATCGTCGGCGGCGTCACGGGCGTCTTCCTCGCCGTCGTCCCCATCGACGTGCTGTACCACGGCACGTACTACGTCGTCGGCCACTTCCACCTCATCGTCGTCGGCATCATCCCGTTCCTGATGATCGCCGCGAGCTACTACTGGTACCCGCTCATCACCGGCCGCTGGTACGACACGCGGCTGGCGAAGTTTCAGGCGGTGCTCATCGTCTTCGGGTCGTTCGTGACGTTCATGACCCTGCTGGTCGTCGGTGGTCTCGGCCTCCCGCGCCGTCAGGCCATCTACCCCGTCGAGTACCAACTCGCCCAGCAAATCGCCACCGTCGGCGCGTACATCATCGGTCTGAGCGCGCTGCTGTGGCTCTACAATATGCTCGTCTCGTACTGGCGCGGCGACGTGGTCCAGACGACGGACCCCTGGGGACTGAAGGCCACCCAGCAGTTCACCCGAGAATGGCAGTGGTTCGAGGAGCGGATGGTGGACAAGTACGACCTCGAACCGGCAGAACCCGACAGCACGCGACGCCCCTACGCGCCCGAACTGGAACCGCTGGGACTGCTCGGTGGCGTCGGCAGCGTCGTCGAAAACGTCTACCGTAACGCCTCGATGGCGGCCATCGGCGGGTTCGTCGGCACGGTGCTGATGACCGGCGGCATCGGGACGGCCGTGGTCGTCGGCGTCCTCGACCCCGCCTCGTTCGGCGAAATCGCCGAGTTGGTCGGCCTGCCCGCTGACCCCCTCATCGGGGCCGGTCTGTTCCTCGTCGGCGGGACGGTGACGTGGCCGCTCCTGTTCCTCGCGTTCCAGGAGTACCTGCCCGGCCGACTCCTCTTCGAGACGGGCCTCGTCTTCTCGACGCTCATCTTCTCGGGGTTCGCCATCGCCTTCTACACCGGTCAGTCCGGACTCGCACTGGTGGGGTATCTCGGATTCAGCCTCGTCGCCCACTGGGCGTATGGCCTCGGTCTGACGGTGACCTTCCAGTATCTCCGCTCGCGTCGGCGGGCACGCGGGGGACAGTAA